One segment of Schistocerca nitens isolate TAMUIC-IGC-003100 chromosome 3, iqSchNite1.1, whole genome shotgun sequence DNA contains the following:
- the LOC126249184 gene encoding piggyBac transposable element-derived protein 4-like: MNHEFGKVLFFSVSENCEMPQPFVIFSSTIGLKDLVHDILIPESTRYAEQSCNAFSTNDDEIKAFLGMNLVMGYHILPPFRSYWATEPDLGVPYIAQIMPLHRFEEIRKYLHFSNNADQSIKEYRTYKVRPVITYLNKTFQESLSATRAQTVDEHMIRFKGHNIMRQYVKNNPVKWSFKMCCRCDSETGYLFECHLYIGKKNSGPEVGLGESVVLQLTKSLSGLGCEIYIDNFFNSPALQYYLGLENIRSCGTVCTNRKNIP, translated from the coding sequence ATGAATCATGAATTTGGGAAAGTGCTTTTCTTTAGTGTCAGTGAAAATTGTGAAATGCCACAgccatttgtaattttttcttccaCTATTGGCCTAAAAGATTTGGTGCATGATATATTAATTCCTGAAAGTACTCGGTATGCAGAACAATCATGCAACGCATTCAGCACAAATGACGATGAAATCAAGGCATTTCTTGGTATGAACCTGGTAATGGGGTACCATATTTTGCCTCCATTTAGAAGCTACTGGGCAACTGAacccgatttaggtgttccttatATAGCTCAGATTATGCCACTACATCGGTTTGAAGAGATTCGaaagtacttacatttttccaacaaTGCAGATCAGTCAATAAAGGAATACCGCACATACAAAGTGAGACCTGTAATTACCTATTTGAATAAAACCTTCCAGGAATCTCTTAGTGCAACTAGGGCTCAAACTGTAGATGAGCATATGATCAGATTCAAAGGACATAATATTATGCGACAGTATGTCAAAAATAATCCAGTCAAATGGAGTTTCAAAATGTGTTGCAGATGTGATTCGGAAACTGGCTACCTATTTGAATGTCATTTATACATTGGTAAAAAAAACTCAGGTCCTGAAGTAGGGCTTGGTGAGTCAGTAGTTCTGCAACTGACAAAATCACTATCCGGACTGGGATGTGAAATTTACATAGATAACTTTTTTAACTCTCCAGCTTTGCAGTATTACCTTGGTTTAGAAAATATCAGATCATGTGGAACAGTGTGCACCAATCGTAAAAACATCCCATAG